The Populus nigra chromosome 4, ddPopNigr1.1, whole genome shotgun sequence genome contains the following window.
AGTCTTCTCACTCTTTtttgcacaataaaataacttagttacccttaaaaacaataaaatttaaattgatgttcatgagctttttagttttttcacttttttcaaTACAGTAAATGTCTGAAATACCCCTAAAAGCATAATTTACTAAAATGGTTTTCAGGGCTTTTtcacattttcatcattttttttttgttataagaaAGTGCATTGAAAggaaatttagtatttttacaaatacaaatattattaaaaaaaaattgacatgtgcatTGAAAGCATTAGTGCGTGAGTGGTTCCCACCCACTTTGAGCAATGCTTGCAACGTTGCTCATTAGCCAAATATCGGTTTCTAGAGCGGCTTAAAAAAGTGCTTGATGTCCCCTCCATGCCTGGACAACATGTGTGGGGATTGAACCACCAATCATGAGATGGTAACCTgttcttttcttattctttcttttctctcatccCCTCGATTCCCACGCTaaacccttattttttaaaaaaccaacccTTCAATTcggtttttctttgaatttggtccatatttttttttattattatagtttgttttatttgaaatgatttgtAAATTTGGATattgttttacaatttcatccttctttattttttttcatatttcgaatattatcctcatttttttttgttttttttaccattttattgatttattttatttttcagtttcaccccattttatgttatttcatttaatttttacactagatttggtctttatttttttactatttttttgttttttatattttttttcaattttatccgtcgttgttttatttcatttaattactataccatatttagttttcattcttttaatttctatttgttttgtttcttaattttagaTGATTAAGAATTTTGCTTCGTGATTTTTATGGTCTTACCTTTTATAGGGTAACATAGTCTCATGATCTAGGTCATAGGTTTTGAAGACTGGCTCAatttaactttggttttttttgcagattttttttcaatatcatcatttgacattaggtTATTGAACCTTCAACGTCATGATtattgcaacttttcttttcatggGGGTTATCGCAGTCTCATATCCAAGTCATGGGCTAGTCGAATTAACTTCGATctgctcaagtttttttttaattgattttttttaatttcacatttcattatttattttgcttaggAGTTGACctctattgttttatttatttttttgaacggGGTTATCCCGACATCACAAGTAGGCTGCAAGTTTGACATGCCGATTtgaattaggttttttaatctttttttaaaattgattatttttttcaattcacccttcaacatttcaaaaaaaaaagtctcttgaaaatatataaaatgatcctttttttatatattttttatattaacatatcaaaaccataaaaaaacattaaaaatatatcaacttgattttttttcaagtgaaatgCTTCCATAAGctatctcaaatactcatttagAAGgtatgtttttataatattgataagtgtttatttttattcattaattattgtttttttgtgattgattcttttttataatcacAATGTTAAACTAATCAAGCTTATTTATTCTATTTGAATCAATGATCCGAatacttaatttttcttatttttttaaaaacactatcaTAAtccaagcttttttttatatattaaaatttttttaacccaatcaacaacataacacaaaaaaatctaCCTAGTCAATTACTAGAATCAAACTCAAAATAATCTTCAATGGCAAatcattcatataaaaaacaagcgAGAGGCGTGGGATGGCTTTCAAACACcattaagtaaaataaattaaaaacaaaatcattctaGCCACAACCACGTTTAACCACAAGCGCTAAAATTACTCTctacttgtaaaaatattaaaatatttttttatatatttttaatataaacatgtcaaaataattgaaaattacttaaaaaataattatttaaatatatttttaaaataaatatacttttaaaaaacacaaaacataatttaaaatgaaattccaAACATGCAGCAAGTGTGGATTAAACAGAAACATAACTGCAGTACATCTTTAAAGCCCAAATCCATTAACGGAACAAGTGGCAGATACTTTTACTCACATACAACCAAAACGCTACCATCTCTGTTCTGTAGATAAAAATTGACTCACCTTACATATTCATTGCGGGCCCCACATCTCAGCTCACATCTCCTCACTTTGCCACGTGTGCATGTTTCCGTGGCCTAGCTATTCCACACCACGTCATCTCTTCCACCACCAATCTCATCTTCTTCTATTATCCTCACCTCAAAAGCTCAAAACACTCGAAGCTCACTGGACAAGTGAAACAATGAAACCCCTAAAATTTCTGAACCTTCTCCTTCATTTTTCGCTAGCCCTATTCCATGCGACGGTAGCCCATGAACCTCCTAGTGGAACCAGCATCATCTTTGCCACACTTGGCAGATTAGATTATGACTTTGACATATTTACCCTGCCAACCGGGGACCCGCCTACAAAAGCCAACGAACTCCGAATTACAGATGGCGAGTCAGTAAACTTCAACGGCCACTTCCCTTCTCCATcttcctctctcctctctcttttaacCAACAAAACCCTAATAAACCCCCCTGGCCAACAAAACCCATCCCCCCTGAACCTCATCTACGTCACAGAACGCGGTGGATCGTCAAATATCTTCTACGATGCGGTTTATGTCGATACTCGGCGAAGCGCCCGATCAAGGTTAGCCCTTGAAATTCCTAATCGTGTACAAGTTCCTTTATTGGATGGAAAAGGTGGAATTTCGATGAAGGATAAGCCCACCGTGAGCGGAGATTATTTAGTATACGTGTCAACACATGAAAATCCAGGCGAGCCAAGGACGAGTTGGGCTGCAGTGTACGCAACCGAGTTAACAACCGGGTTGACTCGGCGACTCACACCACATGGAATTGCCGATTTTAGCCCTGCAGTCTCTCCTTCTGGCGTTTACACAGCTGTCGCTTCTTATGGAGAGAGAGGATGGAGCGGTGAAGCTGAGGAACTCAGCACAGACATCTATATATTCTTGACTCGTGATGGGACTAATCGAGTTAAGGTGGTCGAACATGGAGGTTGGCCGAGCTGGGTTGACGAGTCCACCTTGTACTTCCACAGAAGAAGCGTAGAAGATAACTGGATAAGTGTTTATAAGGCGACTTTACCGAATCATGGACCGATCTCGATTGAGTCAGTGATCGTCGAGCGAGTTACACCACCTGGTCTTCACGCGTTCACCCCAGCTACTTCTCCAGGTAACAAGAAGTTTATAGCAGTAGCCACGAGAAGACCTAACTCGGATTATCGCCATGTAGAGCTATTTGACTTGGTTAAGAACGAGTTTATCCAGTTGACTCGGTTAGTATCTCCCCAAACTCACCATTTGAACCCGTTTATCTCACCCGACTCAGCCCGAGTTGGTTACCACAGATGTAGAGGTGCTACCAGTGATAAAAAGAGCACCCACTTGTTACTGGAGAATGTCAAGAGCCCTGTACCTGACATTTCGCTTTTCAGAATTGACGGGTCGTTTCCTTCGTTCTCACCCGGGGGTGACCGTATTGCTTACGTTGATTTTCCGGGTTTGTATGTTGTGGACCGGGACGGTTCGAACCGGAGACAGGTTTTTACTGGGATGGCATTCTCGACCGCTTGGAACCCGGCTCGTAAAGGTGTTGTCTACACAAGTGCTGGACCCACTTTTGCCAGTGAGAGTACCGAGGTAGATATAATCTCCattaatgttgatgatgatttggggcaaattaatagttttaaaaagttGACCTCTAATGGTGAAAACAATGCATTTCCTGCTGTTTCACCCGATGGGAAATGGGTCGTGTTTCGGTCCGGTCGGTCCGGTCATAAGAACTTATATATAATGGATGCTTCGGAAGGGGAGGACGGTGGGCTCTATAGGTTGACAGAGGGTCCATGGAGCGACACCATGTGTAATTGGTCACCAGATGGCGAATGGATTGCTTTTGCATCCGACCGGGAGAACCCAGGTTCAGGaagttttgagttgtttttgatCCATCCGAATGGAACTGGTTTGAGGAAGTTGGTTCAAAGCGGGTTGGCTGGGCGGGCTAACCACCCTAATTTTAGCCCCGACGGAAATAGTATTGTGTTTACCTCAGATTATGGGGGCATATCAGCTGAGCCAATCTCAAACCCCCATCATTATCAGCCTTATGGAGAGATCTTCACGGTTAAATTGGATGGCTCTGATTTGAAGAGGTTGACACATAATTCGTACGAGGATGGAACCCCTGCATGGGGGCCTACATATATCAAGCCTGAGGATGTGGAGTGGCCAGGTCACGGACCACAGTGCTCCTTTGAGGAGTGCCACTGGCTCAATAAAATGCCAGTTCTTGGTGATTGGGCTGCACCGTGGGACTCAACCAAGCCTCAATGTAGCAGTGCTAACCCATAAGCCCTGGTTCATTCTGTCCGATGAACGTAAAAGAGATGCTCGCTGTAGTGAAATGCTGCTCTGTGAAAATTGTCTTTGCTATCTTGTTTTTATCCCatgtatattatatttatgtgtgtTTATATTTCATGGCCAAGTATGTAATGCTTCTGCTGCCTGGCGTGTTCTGTCTGCAAAGTATTTCAGAGGGGAGATAATGCATTTGAGAAGTTGAGAGAACCAATTAAAACTTAAGACGATGAAAACGAACAAAACTGTAACTGTGATGTGCCAGCGTTCAGGGAAAATGTGGATGCGTAAACTGTAATTCTATACCTGGTAGAGATTGAAAAAGAgaagtaaaattattttatggagCCCCGCTAAATTCTGACTATGAATTAACTAAACAAGAAAGAAGGATATATCATACAATATTATAAATCTCTGCCGGAAGAGTAGACAAAGCAAAAACTCTAGATAAGCTAAAAAAACTACTGACGTACTACAACATTTTACTGGAAAAAATGGTACAGTGATGCGTATGGACTGCATTGCTTGGACCAAAAGCAGGTGATTCACTTGAAGTTGATCCAACAGAGTATTGGAAGAATTCTTCAGATATTGGAAGAAATCCAAGAGTCTAGGAGCCTAGGTTCTGGAAGAATTCCCCAGGTATTGAAGGAGGGCAGTACTTCTTTGCTACAAATTTGTACTgcgacaaaaaaaataaataacccagATAAGATTAGGACGCGTGCACTTCATACCATTCCTCAGCCTAGCACTAGGGTTCATGCTATGTAAGAGATACTGAGAAGCAAGGACAGACTGAGAATCTTGTTTACCTTATGCTGACTGTATTTCTCCCTTATCGCAGGTAAAGTAGAATTATGGTTTCCACAACACAGACGATGGAGATCCTTTACACAGTCACTCAAATCAACAGGCTCATAAAGTGTGTAATGTTGCAAAGTGGAATTCTGTTGGAGAAGAAATGTAGTATCAGGCATGATAGCGGGTTTAACTTGAACAGTGGAGTAGATGCATCAGATGCCATAAAAATCCCATAaactaagagttttttttttttttacacacgTACCCATGGTCTCTTTGAAGGAAGAAGTATATATTTGGCCAAGAAAATGGCAGAGGCAGCTACCAGTGACGGAGCATAGCAAAGCATACTATATTCCAGGAGAGATAATTCTGCGATGTAGTTGGCCAAGCACTCCAACTGCATTGATGGAACCTAGGAAAAGGGCACACACATAACAGCCAAAATTAACCATATATATTGCGGAATGGAGGTGATAGATATTActataaaaatcaacaattctATGGCCAGCAGAACAAAAATAGATACCTCATTGATTCCTTGAGCAGCACGAACAAATCGCCTACTTGTCATGGCAATGAACTAGTCATGAAAACAGTATAGCATATAGGGAATAGAACATAGAGTTGATAACCATAAGTTAGCCATTACCTCAAAAAACATTTAGCTGTTGGGGCTGTCATTTCGAACTTCAAGTAGTTCAAAACAGTTGATTCCATTTCCAGAACCTGCagccattaaaattaattgatactTGTACAGGTTGACAGAATTATCTGACAAATGCACTTGAGCATAACGACAACAAGACCAATACCTCATCCCTGAAATATGTGTTATCAGTAATGTAGCAAAACTCTTCCACCTGGGGTGCGCATATTTCCTCGTATTTCCTAGCAATATAATGATGTTCCTTGTCAATATACAAGATGGTTAATTTTTAGAGGAAAAAAGAGGTGCCCTGTATCAGGAACAAACAAAGACATCCCAGGAAAATCATTCTTACGCAGCAATCATCATGCAGGCAACACCAAGTAGCTGCAGTCTTTGTCTGTTCATCACATTCCCGGACAGATATCGATCAATGTAGTTCACCGTCAAATACAATGTATCAGGTACAAGCCTGTACTCTTCGGCCACCTGCATCAATGTAGTTCATCACATGCCTACTAATAATCCATCTGAAGAAATATTGTTAATCCCAGAATCCATATACCAATCTGAAGAATGGTTTCAGAAATTGACGAAAAATATGTAATGCAATACAAAAATGTTACCTCGACCAGCCAGTCAACCAGTATTGCACGCATGCTGGCATTTATGTCTTTCTGAATTCTTTCCATGAAGTCTGTGGAAGGCCTTTTCTTCATCTAAAATTCCATGaattcaataaagaaaagaatagcaTAAGTCCAGGAACTTCAGGTAGCACTCTGGAAATGCATTGTGCATACTAATATCTAACTCGAAGAGAATGACAGGTCATACATGGAAAAAAGTAAATAGCAATTCCACAAGCATGGACAACTTATACTACAAAGGAGACTCGTATTGGCAAATAAGCTTGAACACTCAAAGACTGTAAAACCAATGAATTCTGAAAGGAAGCTGAAGACATCATCATggacaaaagaaaatgaaaccaCGAAACCcattgaaaggaaaagaaataaatagactTTGATGTAGTCGATTTAAAAATACTTCATAAACAGCACGTAAAAGAAGAGCATTAAATTGATGTTGACACGAAAATAACAAACCTCAGATGCACGCAAATGCTTGTAAATATCACAGGCAATGGTTGCACAAAGCTGCGGATCCTGGTAATTGTcgtcaacattaacaattttatCGTCTGTTTCCATATCAGCAAGTGCATCTCTGATGCACATATTTTCTGTAAGCATGTAAAAACTACATTAggaagtcaagaaaaaaaacaacatgcattaaaatataataaagacaGCAGAAGTGAGAGTGGAAAAGGTTAAGAACCTGCAGTTTCCACATGATCTGAGATGTATAGATTGCTCAAGGTCTTCTTATTGATAGAATCAATTGCCGTTATTTCATTGCTATCTATATATTCAATTTCAGGGCTCTTAAAAGAATCACAGGTGGACATTGATTCAtccaaagaaattgaaaaatcatcagATTTACTTGGAGAAACATCCATGCAGCATGGAACAGAAACAGCAGTAGCAATAGTGACATTTTCATCTCTTCTTGGGTTAGAGATCACCTTACAAGCACCACCTGTACTCGATTTCGCATTTAAGGATGCAGGTAAAGTTTTTCCAGAGAAACCTGCACTGCTATTAGAAGCAGGAGGTCCCTTCTTCACCTTGGCAATTTTATTTGAGAATGGTGCCTACATTTATAAAATTCGATTAGGATCAACTAATTCTCTGAATGTTAGAACAAATTCACCAGCTCAATCAAACATCAGAATAGAGGGAAGTGAAAATTCAATTAGCAATTAGCACTTGAGAACTCAATCAGAAATTCAGTGTCTATGGTGATTCAACCAATGCTGCTTTATAACGAAAAGAAGAGCCATCGAGGGATCAAACTTCCATGCTTGGTAATGTTTTCATGCCACTATGAGGATAGCATTATCAGCATCAGATAGCAATGCAGTTTCTAAGCATGCAACGAAAGCATCAACTTCAAATTTCATATTATCTAGTCAAGTAAAATGAATTGCACTTTACACAGATCACAACAACGCAGCAGTTTTTGTCAAGATTCTGATCAACAGAGTCTAATGTTTCCGAATAAAACGAATGacataattgaatatttttaatgctcctgcaatgataataataataataaaaattctaatttttcatattaggcaaattctttaatcttttttttttctggttccaAATAATCATGAAttcttttaacatttattatctcccttttttaattaaagttccTCGGCAAACAAGCacatcaagaataaatgcaATAAAGAACTTCCCATTTTCAAAACCCACAAATTCCCCTTCAAGGAACATAAGAATTATCAAAACCCTAGTAGATTAACAAGAAAACACAGAACCCGAAGAATTagaaacaaaagaacaaaaaaagtcaatatgcaacaagcaataaaaagaatacaaaGACACAGAAGACCCATTAAATGTTCTTTAATTTATCAGAAACCAGGcaaaaagaacatgaaaaaatttagaaagagagaagaaaagaaaacaagtatTAAGAAAAACCCACCAAAGTAGACGATGGAATGGAGTTTCTTGACCCCTTTTGAGTCGCATTCTTTTGATTCGTAATGTCGCCAAGAGGCGCTCGTTTCTTGGCCAAATGAGGCACAACCGCCGTGGCCTTCCCTACATTATCCGTTGATGAAGAAGACGCGTGTCTTTTTGCAAGAGAAGACGACGTCGAAGACGAGAACGACGAACGGCGTGTCTGTGTCgacattttcaataaaaaagtgaaaaccCCTCTCGGTCTTCAATGTtagttaaaagaatgagaaattaaagaaagagagaagtttaaaaggaaacaaaacaatCTTGGATTTTGGAGAGAAAGCAAAAGGGGCTCTCTGCTCTGTTTCTCTTATTAGCAAAGAAGGAGAGGAGGGTGGTTGTGTGTTAAATTTactatttaattactttttttaatacttttgaGGCGGGGAGAGGGCTTGATTTGAATTGCTGAGAGATCTCGACCGTTGGATTCAGGCTCGGTATTCGTTGGGAGCGTAGGCTTTGTGGGGACCACTATATGTGTATTGTGTTTCTGGGTGTGTTTCTGGAGTGTCACTGACGAATGATATTCTGCCACGAGGATAGAGATTCTTTATTCTTATGGAGATTGGCTGATTCGAGTATGTGGTTAATGGTTGGAAGGTCACAGACTGTCTACCGAGAGAGGTTTGAAAGTTTTGAATTCGAATTTCAAACGGTCACCGGATCCGTCTTTATTAGTAGCTTGGAATACCAGTACACAACACAAGGAAGACAATTTTGTAATATTTGAGCTGCTCAATCATGTATTTCACACAGATAAGTGAACTTTTTACGCCTAGGTGGagtaaattttaagaaaaatcaagatcTCTCTCTTATAATATAATGTGTCACACGTGCATAAGTTTCTAATTCGAAACCAGTTTTTGAaagtttgttttagtttttataattcaaatatatattcaaattctTTTATCATCTTTGTGCAACTCTtggatcaaaattattttaaatatataaaaaatatctatactgtattaatttttttttattaaatttagtataATGTTTCAAGTTTGAAGATATCTTATCTAATTCTTTACTtctctcaaattttaaattaaattacatgagAGTTACTCcgatataaccttgttaattggaaaagtcaaatgaaaaaagaaacaagtcaTATTCACTCTAGTCAACCCGTCAAATTTGTGACTTAGGTTAACTAATCCATTGTGTTGAAttgtgatgaaattaaaaaaaaaaaaatttcaaaagatacaaaaaaaaaaaaccaataaaaagagCCTAGTAGCGTTGGGTTAAGCCTATCACAAAACAATCAGGAGTGTGGTCATAAGAGAGACCCGCATGCTCgacctaataatttttttttataaagaacgAATGACAtgttatctgtttttttttaaaatacacaaaTAGTATATCACTTattactcaaaaaaaaaaaatattaacacccCTGACACAACTCAAACCTATAAGTTGACTTTGATTCATGCGCTAATTATTTAGTGGCTATTTGTTTACATGGCTGCGGTTGCTTTTGAAATAAACCGCAGCTTTTAAATGTTTGGTCATATTGTGACTTGCAATACAAAATTGTTatctaaatcattaaaaaatatgttaacgctgtttatttataaaaaactacTTATATTCTCATTTCCATTTATCATTTATCTTTGATTTTCTCAATCCCaggctatattttttttaaaatctttttaattaatttcatctttatgaCCTGTAACAATTTCTTACTTAAAATGCTTTATCACGGTgatgacaataataatgattaaaaaaaaaggaatagcaACAAGCTGGTGAGAGATGATCATCCCAACTTCAATATCAAAGACATAGGACCTCGGCAAAACCATGGTGGAGAATagaaaatattgtttgttttttcataatcaCATGTATGTTCTAGGATTTACTTAACGAGACATGAGAAAAACGTTTCTAGATGCTATCATGTGAAaaagatattattgtttgtttttaatatattttcaattaaaagatattatttcttctttttactgACTTTATATTGCCATCTTGAAGATGTTAATTGATCTCTGGTGCCTTTAGATCATTTCTAGATGCTATCATGTGAAAAACCTGATATGTGTAAATCA
Protein-coding sequences here:
- the LOC133690919 gene encoding uncharacterized protein LOC133690919, which codes for MKPLKFLNLLLHFSLALFHATVAHEPPSGTSIIFATLGRLDYDFDIFTLPTGDPPTKANELRITDGESVNFNGHFPSPSSSLLSLLTNKTLINPPGQQNPSPLNLIYVTERGGSSNIFYDAVYVDTRRSARSRLALEIPNRVQVPLLDGKGGISMKDKPTVSGDYLVYVSTHENPGEPRTSWAAVYATELTTGLTRRLTPHGIADFSPAVSPSGVYTAVASYGERGWSGEAEELSTDIYIFLTRDGTNRVKVVEHGGWPSWVDESTLYFHRRSVEDNWISVYKATLPNHGPISIESVIVERVTPPGLHAFTPATSPGNKKFIAVATRRPNSDYRHVELFDLVKNEFIQLTRLVSPQTHHLNPFISPDSARVGYHRCRGATSDKKSTHLLLENVKSPVPDISLFRIDGSFPSFSPGGDRIAYVDFPGLYVVDRDGSNRRQVFTGMAFSTAWNPARKGVVYTSAGPTFASESTEVDIISINVDDDLGQINSFKKLTSNGENNAFPAVSPDGKWVVFRSGRSGHKNLYIMDASEGEDGGLYRLTEGPWSDTMCNWSPDGEWIAFASDRENPGSGSFELFLIHPNGTGLRKLVQSGLAGRANHPNFSPDGNSIVFTSDYGGISAEPISNPHHYQPYGEIFTVKLDGSDLKRLTHNSYEDGTPAWGPTYIKPEDVEWPGHGPQCSFEECHWLNKMPVLGDWAAPWDSTKPQCSSANP
- the LOC133690920 gene encoding cyclin-A1-1-like; translation: MSTQTRRSSFSSSTSSSLAKRHASSSSTDNVGKATAVVPHLAKKRAPLGDITNQKNATQKGSRNSIPSSTLAPFSNKIAKVKKGPPASNSSAGFSGKTLPASLNAKSSTGGACKVISNPRRDENVTIATAVSVPCCMDVSPSKSDDFSISLDESMSTCDSFKSPEIEYIDSNEITAIDSINKKTLSNLYISDHVETAENMCIRDALADMETDDKIVNVDDNYQDPQLCATIACDIYKHLRASEMKKRPSTDFMERIQKDINASMRAILVDWLVEVAEEYRLVPDTLYLTVNYIDRYLSGNVMNRQRLQLLGVACMMIAAKYEEICAPQVEEFCYITDNTYFRDEVLEMESTVLNYLKFEMTAPTAKCFLRRFVRAAQGINEVPSMQLECLANYIAELSLLEYSMLCYAPSLVAASAIFLAKYILLPSKRPWNSTLQHYTLYEPVDLSDCVKDLHRLCCGNHNSTLPAIREKYSQHKYKFVAKKYCPPSIPGEFFQNLGS